One genomic region from Alteromonas pelagimontana encodes:
- a CDS encoding SDR family oxidoreductase — translation MSSTDSQTRPTPPFPEQATGSLPGQENKMDPAPEFEGENYLPAGKLKDKVAIITGGDSGIGRSVAVLFAREGAKVTFSYLPEEKQDAEETRQAIESVGGESLAVALDVTDCASCENLVSACIEKFGQVDILINNAAFQNHVSETESLSFEQWDKTFQTNIYGYFRMVKATLPKLKAGSTIINTGSITGLEGSSGLLDYSSTKGAIHAFTKTLAQELVKKKIRVNCVAPGPVWTPLNPAERTEDEVKHFGEGTPYGRPAQPDEIAPTYVYLASNADSGYLTGQVIALLGGATRAG, via the coding sequence ATGTCATCTACAGATTCACAAACCCGCCCTACACCTCCGTTTCCGGAACAAGCCACCGGTTCTCTGCCGGGCCAGGAAAATAAGATGGATCCCGCCCCAGAGTTCGAGGGAGAGAATTATCTGCCCGCTGGAAAGCTAAAAGATAAGGTGGCAATCATTACTGGCGGCGATTCAGGTATCGGCCGTTCGGTTGCAGTATTGTTTGCGCGCGAAGGCGCAAAAGTTACATTTTCCTATCTGCCCGAAGAAAAGCAGGATGCTGAAGAAACGCGGCAGGCTATTGAGTCCGTGGGAGGAGAATCTCTAGCGGTGGCGTTGGATGTAACAGATTGTGCCTCCTGCGAGAACCTGGTCAGTGCGTGCATCGAGAAGTTTGGTCAGGTCGATATTCTTATTAACAACGCCGCCTTTCAAAACCATGTTTCAGAGACCGAATCCTTAAGCTTTGAGCAATGGGACAAAACATTTCAAACCAACATCTACGGCTATTTTAGAATGGTGAAAGCCACGTTACCAAAACTGAAAGCCGGCTCCACCATTATCAACACGGGATCAATTACAGGATTGGAAGGCTCATCAGGGTTGCTGGACTATTCCTCAACAAAAGGAGCTATTCATGCGTTTACTAAAACGCTGGCGCAGGAACTGGTGAAGAAGAAAATTCGAGTCAATTGTGTGGCGCCCGGTCCTGTATGGACGCCGCTAAATCCTGCTGAGCGTACTGAAGACGAAGTAAAACATTTTGGCGAAGGCACACCTTATGGTCGTCCAGCACAACCTGATGAAATAGCACCCACCTATGTTTATTTAGCCTCCAATGCCGATTCGGGCTATTTAACCGGCCAGGTTATTGCGCTATTAGGCGGCGCTACGCGTGCAGGGTAA
- a CDS encoding RpiB/LacA/LacB family sugar-phosphate isomerase: MKIALMNEFSQAGKNAVIAEQLESVAKNYKHTVYNVGMKDDHDHRLTYIHLGIMASILLNSKAVDFVVTGCGTGQGSLMSLNAHPGVVCGYCIDPSDAYLFAQINAGNALSLPFAKGFGWGAELNIKYIFEKAFTGEKGQGYPPERKASQVENAGILNKVKADISKGFMESLKSLDKELLVTAVSGKHFQKCLFENSEDKELTDFIRSVTA; this comes from the coding sequence ATGAAAATCGCTTTAATGAATGAATTCAGTCAGGCAGGTAAAAATGCCGTTATTGCAGAACAGCTTGAATCGGTGGCTAAAAATTATAAGCATACCGTCTACAACGTGGGCATGAAAGACGACCATGATCATCGTCTTACGTATATTCATCTGGGGATTATGGCAAGTATTCTCCTGAACTCCAAAGCTGTCGATTTTGTAGTAACAGGATGTGGGACAGGACAAGGCTCGCTTATGTCGCTTAACGCCCATCCGGGGGTGGTGTGCGGTTACTGTATTGATCCCTCAGATGCCTATTTATTTGCGCAGATAAACGCGGGTAACGCACTTTCTCTGCCGTTCGCAAAAGGATTTGGCTGGGGAGCAGAGCTCAACATCAAGTACATCTTTGAGAAAGCGTTTACCGGCGAGAAAGGGCAGGGCTATCCGCCTGAGCGAAAAGCATCGCAGGTGGAAAACGCTGGCATTTTAAATAAGGTGAAAGCAGATATTTCTAAGGGCTTTATGGAGTCATTGAAGTCTTTGGACAAAGAGTTATTAGTTACGGCAGTATCAGGTAAGCATTTTCAGAAGTGTTTGTTTGAAAACAGTGAGGATAAAGAACTGACAGATTTTATCCGCAGCGTCACTGCCTGA
- a CDS encoding endonuclease/exonuclease/phosphatase family protein has translation MCRIVTYNIHSGVGTDHKHDYHRIGQYLAGREADVVLLQEMDTRPGDRSEELDRQHICAGDVFTLVPSPAITEDTGWYGNAVLSRFPVISNETVDVSQTGFQPRNIQAVVLQTPAGPLTVINTHKGLKKKERRSQFALLHQYIARRMEEQPTPIIVAGDFNEWQFFTSAFKGLNRLLRQHKVGATFPSRFPIFSLDRVWTSPDITLRAAKKLKDDKTKILSDHLPVQIDVTLPA, from the coding sequence ATGTGCCGTATCGTAACCTATAACATTCACAGTGGTGTAGGTACAGATCACAAACATGATTATCATCGAATAGGACAATATCTCGCTGGTAGAGAAGCAGATGTGGTGTTACTTCAGGAGATGGACACTCGCCCGGGAGACCGTTCCGAAGAATTGGACCGGCAACATATATGTGCTGGTGATGTATTTACGCTTGTTCCCTCCCCCGCTATCACAGAAGACACCGGCTGGTATGGCAACGCGGTACTCAGTCGTTTTCCGGTAATTAGCAACGAAACTGTGGATGTAAGCCAAACCGGTTTTCAGCCACGGAATATTCAGGCGGTGGTATTACAAACACCCGCGGGGCCTCTTACTGTGATAAATACACACAAAGGGTTGAAAAAGAAGGAACGTCGGTCTCAGTTCGCTTTACTCCACCAGTACATTGCAAGAAGAATGGAAGAGCAGCCAACGCCAATTATAGTGGCGGGAGACTTTAATGAATGGCAGTTTTTTACCTCGGCCTTTAAAGGGTTGAATCGCCTATTAAGGCAACACAAGGTGGGCGCTACTTTTCCCAGTCGCTTTCCCATATTTTCCTTAGACAGAGTTTGGACCTCGCCGGACATCACCCTACGGGCAGCCAAAAAGTTAAAAGATGATAAAACGAAGATACTGTCAGATCATCTACCCGTACAGATTGATGTAACCTTGCCGGCGTAG
- the cyoC gene encoding cytochrome o ubiquinol oxidase subunit III codes for MSTVPASLAPTTYTHGDGSGDGHGHEHHDTGGNNLFGFWLYLMTDCLLFASFFATYAVLYMNSAGGVTGKDIFELNFVAVETGALLLSSITFGFAMIAAHGQKKNLTLVWLLITFAFGAVFIGMEVYEFHHLIAEGNGPQRSAFLTSFFSLVGLHGMHVTAGLIWMITMMIEVLRRGLGTQTVTRLSCLSLFWHFLDIVWICVFTVVYLMGAM; via the coding sequence ATGAGTACCGTACCCGCAAGTTTAGCACCGACTACGTATACCCACGGGGACGGTAGCGGTGATGGCCATGGTCATGAACACCATGATACAGGCGGCAATAATTTATTCGGTTTTTGGCTTTATCTTATGACCGATTGTTTGCTGTTCGCCTCCTTCTTTGCCACCTACGCGGTGCTGTACATGAACAGCGCTGGCGGCGTTACCGGTAAAGATATATTTGAATTAAATTTTGTTGCCGTAGAAACCGGCGCATTGTTGCTAAGCAGCATAACCTTCGGGTTTGCCATGATTGCTGCCCACGGACAGAAGAAAAACCTTACATTGGTCTGGCTGTTGATCACCTTCGCTTTTGGCGCGGTGTTCATTGGCATGGAAGTGTATGAGTTTCATCATCTGATAGCTGAAGGCAACGGGCCGCAACGCAGTGCTTTCTTAACGTCGTTCTTTTCCTTGGTAGGGCTTCACGGCATGCATGTAACCGCAGGTCTTATCTGGATGATAACCATGATGATTGAGGTACTACGCCGCGGTCTGGGCACACAAACTGTTACCCGGTTAAGCTGCCTGAGCCTGTTCTGGCACTTTCTGGATATTGTGTGGATCTGCGTATTTACTGTTGTCTACTTAATGGGAGCCATGTAA
- a CDS encoding porin family protein, producing the protein MKNTLKVIASLTALTSSAAFAQSLDTPMQDDPGFYVGGNYGYLKVDGQDDFDDDNDVLQGLVGYRFNRYLAIEGSVVDFGDYGNEFANADTDGYTAAVKGTLPLSDRFAVYVKGGQLWWETDYSVEEFSSSYDDESLFIGAGLSYNISKSFVINAEYTVYDADLDANEFADDIDDTNFDTDLKQASIGVEYRF; encoded by the coding sequence ATGAAAAATACCCTTAAAGTTATTGCGAGCCTTACTGCACTCACTTCTTCTGCGGCCTTTGCGCAATCTCTCGACACCCCTATGCAAGACGATCCTGGTTTCTACGTTGGCGGTAACTACGGTTACCTGAAGGTCGACGGTCAGGATGATTTTGATGATGACAATGATGTGCTCCAGGGCCTCGTCGGCTACCGCTTTAATCGTTACTTGGCAATTGAAGGGAGCGTTGTAGATTTCGGCGACTACGGTAACGAATTTGCTAATGCAGACACCGACGGTTACACCGCGGCAGTTAAAGGTACTTTACCCTTATCTGACAGATTTGCTGTCTATGTAAAAGGTGGCCAGCTTTGGTGGGAAACCGATTACAGTGTAGAAGAATTTTCCAGCAGTTACGATGATGAAAGCTTATTTATCGGCGCTGGCTTAAGCTACAACATCAGCAAAAGTTTTGTAATTAACGCAGAATACACGGTTTACGATGCAGACCTTGACGCCAATGAATTTGCTGATGACATTGACGATACCAACTTTGATACCGATCTTAAACAAGCCAGCATTGGTGTGGAATACCGCTTTTAA
- a CDS encoding VTT domain-containing protein, with translation MSANSSIFKQGENCWVTSTASYATPLIDCANYYKALHASIVKAKHSIFIVGWDIDSRIRLLRGDEEEQSEAPSVISDLLAWKAEQNPELKIYLLRWDSSLAFFAQRELWAKEVWDEKTPDNVETVLDDTIPMGGSQHQKIVVIDDEVVFSGGMDVSTNRWDTRDHPVESEERNGPEGEYAPLHDVQMVAAGPVVKDFAELVRWRWLRVAETQPIAIREDAKNALDSPLPEAWPQMFDPWFEKIDCALARTIPFMDEVEPVQEVRHILLDLINEAENVIFIENQFTSRQEIAEALNRRMKACPSLHIIVVSSYEPKGKFECEAFWASRIDFKKILEKDVDPSRIIMTYSSIEDQKGRKAYKRIHSKVMSIDDKYLVIGSSNLSNRSMTLDTEIDTVFFGNTPENSRQIARVRDDLLAEHTGRELDAVSELMKSENPAKALMEGQIAHGYVLTEIHDEVFTDQSGINFFRSLSDPEEPLMPAISAFGNATPLRNPRRRTIMIGIGVIALAIFAGLLILATNSISWLSTENINAFLEKSRGTYFALPTVLLVYLVGGFVFFPVTVMSLAVAAIFGPVWGPIYGIMGALLSSACMFGLGILAGNAGLKKLGGPKIEAVDEKFRNSGIVGVAAIRMLPIAPFSLVNLVAGVSSIGLLPFLVGTFLGMFPPMIAKGLVGDSITQIFRNPSPETIGYLVGGIVLWGLMIWGSQKFAKYYQKRKEKQKAEGEECAVS, from the coding sequence ATGTCGGCAAATAGTTCGATTTTTAAACAAGGAGAGAACTGCTGGGTGACGAGTACGGCGAGTTACGCGACGCCGCTTATTGACTGCGCCAATTACTACAAAGCGCTTCATGCTTCCATCGTAAAAGCCAAACACAGTATTTTTATCGTCGGCTGGGATATCGACAGTCGCATTCGTTTACTGCGCGGTGATGAAGAGGAGCAGTCAGAGGCACCCTCTGTTATCAGCGATTTGCTGGCGTGGAAAGCAGAACAAAATCCTGAATTAAAAATTTATCTTCTGCGGTGGGATTCTTCTCTGGCCTTTTTCGCTCAGCGAGAATTATGGGCAAAGGAGGTGTGGGATGAAAAAACACCTGATAATGTAGAAACCGTACTTGATGATACCATTCCGATGGGAGGTAGCCAGCACCAAAAAATTGTCGTAATCGATGATGAGGTGGTGTTTTCCGGCGGAATGGATGTTTCAACCAATCGTTGGGATACCCGCGACCACCCCGTTGAAAGCGAAGAACGAAATGGACCGGAGGGTGAATATGCTCCCCTACATGATGTGCAAATGGTTGCCGCGGGTCCAGTAGTTAAGGATTTTGCCGAGCTGGTAAGGTGGCGCTGGTTAAGAGTTGCTGAAACGCAGCCTATTGCTATTCGCGAAGATGCTAAAAATGCGCTGGACTCTCCTCTACCTGAAGCTTGGCCGCAGATGTTTGACCCTTGGTTTGAGAAGATTGATTGTGCTCTGGCGCGCACCATTCCGTTCATGGACGAAGTTGAGCCGGTACAGGAAGTTCGTCATATATTACTGGATCTTATCAACGAAGCAGAAAATGTAATCTTCATCGAAAACCAATTTACAAGCCGACAAGAGATTGCTGAGGCGTTAAATCGCCGAATGAAAGCGTGCCCTTCCTTGCACATTATCGTAGTAAGTTCGTATGAACCTAAGGGCAAGTTCGAATGCGAAGCGTTTTGGGCAAGTCGCATCGACTTTAAAAAAATTCTGGAAAAAGATGTCGATCCAAGTCGTATCATCATGACTTATTCTTCTATTGAAGATCAGAAAGGGCGCAAGGCTTACAAGCGCATCCATTCTAAAGTAATGAGTATCGACGACAAGTATTTGGTAATTGGTTCATCTAATCTTAGTAATCGATCAATGACACTGGATACAGAAATCGACACGGTATTCTTCGGCAATACGCCCGAGAACAGCCGCCAGATAGCGCGGGTAAGAGACGATCTACTGGCAGAACACACGGGGCGTGAATTGGACGCAGTGAGTGAGCTGATGAAATCGGAAAATCCTGCCAAAGCGCTTATGGAAGGACAAATTGCCCACGGTTATGTTCTCACTGAGATTCATGATGAAGTGTTCACCGATCAATCGGGGATCAATTTCTTTCGCTCGTTATCTGACCCGGAAGAACCATTAATGCCCGCCATTTCCGCATTTGGGAATGCCACTCCACTTCGTAATCCTCGTCGCCGAACCATCATGATTGGTATTGGCGTCATTGCATTAGCTATTTTTGCCGGACTGCTTATTCTGGCCACTAATTCCATTTCCTGGCTCAGTACAGAAAACATTAACGCCTTTCTCGAAAAAAGCCGCGGAACATATTTTGCGTTACCTACGGTATTACTGGTTTATCTGGTCGGCGGGTTTGTGTTCTTTCCAGTCACCGTCATGTCATTAGCGGTGGCGGCTATATTTGGTCCAGTGTGGGGCCCGATTTACGGAATAATGGGCGCACTATTAAGTTCAGCGTGTATGTTCGGTCTGGGTATATTGGCTGGAAACGCGGGACTTAAAAAGCTCGGCGGGCCAAAAATTGAAGCGGTAGATGAGAAATTCCGTAATAGCGGCATTGTCGGAGTAGCGGCAATACGAATGTTACCTATTGCGCCATTCAGTTTAGTGAATCTGGTGGCTGGCGTGTCCTCAATCGGCTTGCTGCCTTTTTTGGTTGGTACTTTTTTGGGGATGTTTCCACCGATGATCGCGAAAGGATTAGTCGGAGATTCAATTACGCAGATTTTCCGTAATCCATCGCCTGAAACAATTGGCTATCTGGTCGGCGGCATCGTATTGTGGGGACTAATGATTTGGGGTTCGCAGAAGTTTGCAAAATATTATCAGAAACGAAAAGAAAAGCAGAAAGCTGAGGGTGAAGAATGTGCCGTATCGTAA
- a CDS encoding PepSY-associated TM helix domain-containing protein, translating to MSKVNNKLWFQLHGWCSLPVWVLICFICLSGTVAVVSHEITWLTNTDSRAQSENGEPAISPAKAVAIVEQAYPTADVTGVAVRESYLTYTVMFTDTGKPFALAYVNQYNGDIQEVNDGNTFINFMRSLHGWLLFPWQHSYSIGYYLVGLMGFFMLGALITGLMVYKKFWRAFTQPTLRTQQGTKTLLTDSHRLAGAWSIWFLLIMSLTGAWYFIQGALWHGGVEVEPYPSAFSADLLPQGEQNNQAASLDDALAITQQQFPDFIPSYIALPEHNRDTYKISGHGDFLFFDDLSYRVAVNPWNGVVQSKFSPATMTPLQTISHLVDPLHYGTIGGIWTKVIWFIFGVLLTAMSITGFIMWRMRLVQATKKRRETLAATSYSEAK from the coding sequence ATGAGCAAGGTAAATAATAAATTGTGGTTTCAGCTTCATGGGTGGTGCTCACTTCCTGTATGGGTGCTGATTTGTTTTATCTGTCTGTCTGGGACAGTGGCAGTTGTTAGCCACGAAATTACCTGGTTAACTAATACTGATTCGCGCGCGCAAAGCGAAAATGGCGAGCCGGCCATATCTCCAGCTAAAGCGGTTGCTATTGTCGAACAGGCGTATCCTACCGCTGATGTTACTGGTGTTGCAGTCAGAGAATCCTATCTAACCTATACCGTAATGTTCACCGATACCGGGAAGCCATTTGCCCTTGCTTATGTAAATCAATATAACGGCGACATACAGGAAGTAAACGACGGCAATACGTTTATTAATTTTATGCGATCGCTGCACGGATGGCTGTTGTTTCCCTGGCAGCATAGCTACAGTATTGGCTATTATCTGGTAGGGTTGATGGGCTTTTTCATGCTTGGTGCACTGATTACCGGGTTAATGGTTTATAAAAAGTTTTGGCGGGCTTTTACCCAACCAACGCTACGCACACAACAAGGCACTAAAACCTTACTGACCGATTCACATCGTCTTGCGGGAGCGTGGTCAATCTGGTTTTTACTTATTATGAGTCTTACCGGGGCCTGGTACTTTATTCAAGGGGCGCTCTGGCATGGCGGTGTGGAAGTGGAACCTTATCCCTCAGCTTTTTCTGCAGATCTTCTTCCGCAAGGTGAGCAAAATAATCAGGCTGCGTCTTTGGATGATGCGCTGGCTATTACGCAGCAGCAATTTCCGGATTTTATTCCCAGCTATATTGCACTGCCTGAACATAATCGAGATACCTATAAAATTTCCGGACATGGGGATTTCCTCTTTTTTGACGATTTGAGTTATCGCGTAGCCGTGAATCCATGGAATGGTGTCGTGCAGAGTAAATTCAGTCCCGCTACCATGACCCCATTACAAACTATTTCTCACCTCGTTGATCCACTGCATTACGGCACCATCGGCGGTATCTGGACGAAAGTAATCTGGTTTATCTTTGGTGTGCTGCTAACCGCAATGTCCATAACCGGTTTTATCATGTGGCGAATGCGTCTGGTTCAGGCCACAAAGAAGCGCAGAGAAACCCTGGCAGCCACATCTTATTCGGAGGCAAAATAA
- a CDS encoding LysR family transcriptional regulator, with product MNSKQLQYFLITVQKGSIAAAARELDIAQPAISQQLANLEREMGAPLFARSFKGVALTTAGEVFANHARRLVEDINTAKADLQRLVENQAGTVRVGMLPSIGNVLSMPLIAEVNQWHPKLKLEISTGPSYSVRGWLETRQIDIAITYEQDIVMGSMKCEPLIEEYMHLVVGANDHSEIYQALKHRECIEFWELSQFELLSPTNKEALGMLIEKYEKSTGVALRHNKAYSGQLMTGLRQVMQGEGLMILPSSAIFHLEESGLVNAIKIVAPEMKRHVLIATNNSDSLSDATIRMKRIIRKVTAQEQALDHWRGEMTEGAAATAPLMTPAQEGRMISR from the coding sequence ATGAACTCAAAACAGCTGCAATATTTTTTAATAACCGTTCAAAAAGGCAGTATCGCGGCAGCCGCGCGGGAACTGGATATTGCGCAACCTGCTATCAGCCAGCAATTAGCAAATTTAGAAAGAGAAATGGGCGCGCCTTTGTTCGCTCGCAGCTTTAAAGGCGTCGCGCTGACAACGGCAGGAGAAGTGTTTGCCAACCACGCAAGAAGGCTGGTGGAAGACATCAATACGGCCAAAGCGGATTTACAGCGTTTGGTAGAGAATCAGGCTGGAACGGTGAGAGTAGGAATGCTGCCGTCAATCGGAAACGTGTTGTCAATGCCGCTAATTGCTGAAGTTAACCAATGGCATCCAAAGCTAAAATTAGAAATAAGCACTGGCCCTTCCTACTCGGTGCGCGGCTGGCTGGAAACCCGTCAAATTGATATCGCTATTACTTATGAACAAGACATCGTAATGGGTAGCATGAAATGCGAGCCGCTTATTGAAGAATATATGCATTTGGTGGTGGGAGCCAACGATCATTCAGAGATTTATCAAGCATTAAAACACCGCGAATGTATTGAGTTTTGGGAACTGAGCCAATTCGAATTACTGAGTCCGACGAACAAGGAAGCGCTAGGAATGTTGATTGAGAAATATGAAAAGAGCACTGGCGTGGCGTTGCGGCACAATAAGGCTTATTCTGGACAGCTGATGACAGGTTTACGCCAGGTGATGCAGGGAGAAGGTTTAATGATATTACCTTCATCAGCTATTTTTCATCTGGAAGAAAGCGGCTTGGTCAATGCCATAAAAATTGTGGCGCCTGAAATGAAACGCCATGTGCTTATTGCCACCAACAACAGCGATTCCCTATCCGATGCCACCATTCGCATGAAACGTATTATCAGAAAAGTGACGGCTCAGGAGCAGGCGCTTGACCATTGGCGCGGTGAGATGACTGAGGGGGCAGCCGCAACCGCTCCTTTAATGACTCCCGCTCAAGAGGGGCGCATGATTTCTCGTTAG
- the cyoD gene encoding cytochrome o ubiquinol oxidase subunit IV has protein sequence MSHSESHAVNYEKTTAHEASHGNVKSYLIGFLLSVLLTVVPFWAVMEGSLSKSHTLMTIVVMAILQIWVHLKYFLHLSFLTEEGRANTFSFLFSAVIIIMVVGLSVWIIYESNAMMMY, from the coding sequence ATGAGCCATAGCGAAAGCCATGCTGTTAATTATGAAAAAACGACAGCCCACGAGGCGTCTCACGGCAATGTAAAATCCTATCTTATCGGGTTTCTGCTGTCTGTTTTGCTAACGGTGGTTCCCTTTTGGGCTGTGATGGAAGGCAGTTTATCCAAAAGTCATACGCTGATGACGATTGTGGTAATGGCGATATTGCAGATATGGGTACATCTGAAGTATTTCCTGCACCTGAGTTTTCTTACCGAAGAGGGCAGAGCCAATACTTTCTCGTTCTTGTTCAGCGCCGTTATCATCATTATGGTTGTGGGGCTGTCGGTTTGGATTATTTATGAATCTAACGCGATGATGATGTACTAG
- the cyoE gene encoding heme o synthase yields the protein MFRRYLQVTKPGIIMGNLISVAGGFLLASRGDIDWWLMMVTLIGLSLVVASGCAINNCIDRDIDAKMQRTQSRVTVTGEMSLKAAFAHGVVLGVTGFTLLSYYTTPVATFFAAIGYVVYVGLYSLYMKRRSVYGTLVGSLSGAVPPVVGYCAVTGQFDGGAAILLAMFSLWQMPHSYAIAIFRFRDYEAANIPVLPVAEGIAKAKLHIVLYIAVFALVTLLLPISGYTGVAFMAVACTTSFWWLIMALRGYRRDVDLNGWARQVFAFSIVNITVLSIAMAVDYHAVPPQLLVFNF from the coding sequence ATGTTTCGTCGATATTTACAAGTCACCAAACCTGGCATCATTATGGGCAATCTGATTTCCGTTGCCGGAGGCTTCCTTTTAGCCTCCCGCGGCGATATTGACTGGTGGCTGATGATGGTCACGCTGATTGGCTTGTCTCTCGTAGTGGCATCGGGATGCGCCATTAATAACTGCATCGACAGGGATATCGACGCTAAGATGCAGCGTACGCAATCCCGCGTCACTGTTACTGGCGAAATGTCACTAAAGGCAGCGTTTGCTCACGGAGTGGTGCTGGGCGTGACCGGCTTTACGTTGTTAAGCTATTACACTACCCCGGTTGCAACCTTCTTTGCCGCAATTGGCTACGTGGTTTATGTTGGGCTCTACAGCTTGTACATGAAGCGTCGTTCTGTTTACGGCACGTTGGTAGGGAGTTTATCCGGCGCGGTTCCACCTGTAGTTGGCTATTGTGCGGTGACGGGTCAGTTTGATGGCGGTGCAGCGATATTGCTGGCGATGTTTAGTTTATGGCAAATGCCGCATTCTTATGCCATTGCCATCTTCCGCTTTCGTGATTATGAGGCGGCTAATATTCCGGTACTTCCCGTTGCCGAGGGCATTGCAAAAGCCAAGCTGCATATTGTGCTTTACATTGCTGTTTTTGCTCTTGTTACCTTGCTACTACCCATTAGTGGCTATACGGGCGTTGCCTTTATGGCGGTGGCCTGCACCACCAGCTTTTGGTGGCTAATAATGGCGCTGCGCGGCTACCGACGGGATGTGGATCTCAATGGATGGGCCCGCCAGGTATTTGCGTTTTCCATCGTGAATATTACGGTGCTAAGCATTGCCATGGCAGTGGATTATCATGCAGTGCCACCGCAGCTGTTGGTATTTAATTTTTAA